In Candidatus Promineifilum breve, one genomic interval encodes:
- a CDS encoding S1C family serine protease gives MSPILTLLTALLMVACEFSASTANIKSATLARDEAGTQPTSTFEPDETFYLIIDLANAPDDTTVKAVWYAVDVGSVAPLNTLIDEASLTSGSGILTFNLSPDGAWAPGTYKVDLVLNDEPNQTLDILVNGEVAQVQPEPTATSTPTELPTAEATAVTEISTTLEDVRRATIRIQAEGSFMDPEFGQMTNAAGQGSGFLIDPAGIAVTNNHVVTGSAFLQVYVEGEDEPRNAKILGVSECSDLAVIDVEGEGFPALQWREGDIPAGLDIYVGGFPFFGNEEFTLTRGIVSKARTSGETNWASVDSVLEIDAVVNPGNSGGPLVDSDGRVVGINYAASADTDQYFSISRDEALPIIEQLRAGNDVNSVGINGQAVSDGESIFGIWVASVQSGSPADRAGVEAGDILTKMEGLVLATDGTMSAYCDILRGRDMTDTMSIEVLRLTDGTLLAGQLNGDPLAIIETFTTGGEDSTGSDSGVGYSEFAIIQDDTGALQVSVPVEWSDVDGAAWTLEGEDVGPGLKAAPDIDAYFDTWTTPGVFFGASPSLRQTYTFATFLDQFDMSGSCTYDGRTDYSDALYTGAYDSYSNCGGEGSRFIILAAEPLAQNAIMLLQIQLVTEADDAALDQILNSFVYVGP, from the coding sequence GTGAGCCCGATCCTGACCTTATTGACCGCGTTATTGATGGTCGCTTGCGAATTCAGCGCCAGCACCGCCAACATTAAAAGTGCCACGCTGGCCCGTGACGAGGCCGGCACCCAACCCACTTCAACTTTCGAACCCGACGAAACCTTCTATCTCATTATCGACCTGGCCAATGCCCCCGATGACACCACCGTCAAAGCCGTCTGGTATGCGGTCGACGTCGGCAGCGTGGCCCCGCTCAATACCCTCATCGACGAGGCCAGCCTCACCTCCGGCAGCGGCATCCTCACCTTTAACCTGTCTCCCGATGGCGCGTGGGCGCCGGGCACCTACAAGGTTGACCTCGTCCTCAACGATGAACCTAACCAGACCCTCGACATCCTGGTAAACGGCGAAGTGGCCCAGGTCCAACCCGAGCCAACCGCCACCTCCACCCCTACCGAATTACCCACGGCCGAGGCGACGGCCGTCACCGAGATCTCCACCACACTGGAAGACGTGCGCCGCGCGACAATCCGTATCCAGGCCGAAGGCAGCTTCATGGACCCCGAGTTTGGGCAGATGACCAACGCTGCCGGGCAGGGATCTGGCTTCCTCATTGACCCGGCGGGCATCGCCGTTACCAACAACCACGTCGTCACCGGCTCGGCTTTCCTGCAAGTTTACGTGGAGGGCGAAGACGAGCCGCGCAACGCCAAAATCCTGGGCGTATCCGAATGCTCCGATCTGGCTGTCATCGACGTTGAGGGCGAAGGTTTCCCCGCCCTGCAATGGCGTGAGGGCGATATCCCCGCCGGTCTCGACATCTATGTCGGCGGCTTCCCCTTCTTCGGTAATGAGGAGTTCACCCTGACGCGGGGCATCGTCTCCAAGGCCCGCACCAGTGGCGAAACGAACTGGGCCTCGGTCGATAGCGTGCTCGAAATCGATGCTGTCGTCAATCCTGGCAATTCCGGCGGCCCGCTTGTCGATAGTGATGGCCGTGTGGTGGGTATCAACTACGCCGCCAGCGCTGATACCGACCAGTACTTCTCTATCTCCCGTGACGAAGCGCTGCCGATCATTGAACAATTGCGCGCCGGGAACGACGTCAATTCGGTTGGCATCAACGGCCAGGCCGTGAGCGACGGTGAGAGCATCTTCGGCATCTGGGTAGCCTCAGTCCAGTCGGGCTCTCCAGCCGACCGGGCCGGCGTGGAGGCGGGCGACATCCTGACCAAGATGGAAGGGCTTGTGCTGGCGACAGACGGCACCATGTCGGCCTATTGCGATATCCTGCGTGGCCGGGATATGACCGATACCATGTCGATCGAGGTGTTGCGTCTGACCGACGGAACGCTGTTGGCCGGGCAGTTGAACGGCGATCCGCTGGCGATCATAGAGACGTTCACGACGGGTGGTGAAGATTCCACCGGCAGCGATAGCGGCGTGGGCTACAGCGAGTTCGCCATCATTCAGGACGACACCGGCGCCCTGCAGGTGTCGGTCCCGGTGGAATGGAGTGACGTTGACGGCGCGGCCTGGACGCTCGAAGGGGAGGATGTCGGCCCCGGGCTTAAAGCTGCGCCCGACATCGATGCTTATTTCGACACCTGGACGACCCCCGGCGTCTTTTTTGGCGCCTCGCCCTCGCTGCGCCAGACCTATACGTTTGCGACCTTTCTCGATCAATTCGACATGTCCGGCAGTTGCACTTATGATGGCCGGACCGACTACAGTGACGCGCTCTATACCGGTGCGTATGATTCCTATTCCAACTGTGGTGGCGAGGGCAGCCGGTTCATCATCCTGGCCGCAGAACCTCTGGCCCAGAATGCTATCATGCTACTCCAGATACAGCTGGTCACCGAAGCCGACGACGCCGCCCTCGACCAGATATTGAACAGCTTTGTCTACGTTGGGCCTTAG
- the minC gene encoding septum site-determining protein MinC, producing the protein MARQIDIKGIRDGLLIRVNDQPEFAVYERLGRELEQKRAFLQGSRIAVALGRRAMNGEQLAGLQELFTAHDLELWAVLSDDGDTRDAARELGLATRLSGSATALDGAPSEAAHPESANGAGAPKAPPAANALLLRETLRSGRAVWHEGHVIVLGDVNPGAEIIATGNVIVWGRLRGLVHAGSGGDATAIICALELNPTQLRIADRIAAPPDNRAGAIPEQAAIREGQIVAEPWRRGT; encoded by the coding sequence GTGGCGCGGCAGATCGACATCAAGGGTATTCGCGACGGCTTGCTGATCCGGGTCAATGACCAGCCGGAGTTCGCTGTCTACGAGCGGCTGGGGCGGGAACTGGAGCAGAAGCGGGCGTTCCTGCAGGGCAGCCGCATCGCCGTAGCCCTCGGCCGCCGGGCGATGAACGGCGAACAACTGGCCGGATTGCAGGAACTCTTCACCGCCCACGACCTGGAGCTATGGGCCGTGCTCAGCGATGACGGTGACACCCGCGACGCGGCGCGCGAATTGGGGCTGGCGACGCGCCTGTCGGGCAGCGCCACCGCCCTGGACGGCGCGCCGAGCGAAGCCGCCCACCCGGAATCGGCCAACGGCGCGGGCGCACCCAAAGCGCCCCCGGCGGCCAACGCCCTGCTGCTGCGCGAGACGCTGCGCTCCGGCCGGGCGGTGTGGCACGAGGGGCACGTCATCGTGCTGGGCGACGTGAACCCCGGGGCGGAGATCATCGCCACGGGCAACGTCATCGTCTGGGGCCGGTTGCGCGGGCTGGTCCACGCCGGGTCGGGCGGCGACGCGACGGCGATCATCTGCGCGTTGGAACTCAATCCGACGCAACTACGCATCGCCGACCGGATCGCCGCCCCGCCCGACAACCGGGCCGGGGCCATCCCCGAGCAGGCGGCCATTCGCGAGGGGCAGATCGTGGCCGAGCCGTGGCGGAGAGGGACGTAG
- the minD gene encoding septum site-determining protein MinD, translating to MTAQIVTVTSGKGGVGKTTVTANLASALAMLGKKVTAIDADIGLRNLDVVMGLENRIVYDLVDVVEGRCRLRQAMIKDKRQPELYLIPAAQTRDKTAVSPSDMVLICDQLREEMDYVIIDSPAGIERGFRNAVAPADKVVIVTNPEVSAVRDADRIIGLIEAEEKGPGQLIINRVKPAMVSRGDMLSVDDVLDILAVQLLGVIPDDERILIASNQGLPLVMHGVNGVSAGEAFRNVARRLEGEDVPFLELAQKQTFMSRLRAFMVGQ from the coding sequence ATGACTGCACAAATTGTGACGGTAACATCGGGCAAGGGCGGTGTGGGCAAGACGACGGTGACGGCCAATCTGGCCTCGGCGTTGGCCATGCTGGGCAAGAAGGTGACGGCCATCGACGCCGACATCGGCCTGCGCAACCTGGACGTGGTGATGGGGCTGGAGAATCGCATCGTCTATGATCTGGTCGACGTGGTGGAGGGGCGCTGCCGGCTGCGGCAGGCGATGATCAAGGACAAGCGCCAGCCGGAGCTATACCTCATCCCGGCGGCGCAGACGCGCGACAAGACGGCCGTCAGCCCGTCGGACATGGTGCTCATCTGCGACCAACTGCGCGAGGAGATGGATTACGTCATCATCGACTCGCCGGCGGGCATCGAGCGCGGCTTCCGCAACGCCGTGGCCCCGGCCGACAAGGTGGTCATCGTCACCAACCCGGAAGTATCGGCCGTGCGCGACGCCGACCGCATCATCGGGCTGATCGAGGCCGAGGAGAAGGGGCCGGGCCAGCTGATCATCAACCGCGTCAAGCCGGCCATGGTCAGCCGCGGCGATATGCTGTCGGTGGATGACGTGCTCGACATCCTGGCCGTGCAACTCCTGGGCGTCATCCCTGATGACGAGCGCATCCTCATCGCCAGCAATCAGGGCTTGCCGCTGGTGATGCACGGCGTGAACGGGGTCAGCGCCGGCGAGGCGTTCCGCAACGTGGCCCGCCGGCTGGAGGGCGAGGACGTGCCTTTCCTGGAACTGGCCCAGAAGCAGACGTTCATGTCGCGCCTGCGGGCATTTATGGTGGGGCAATAG
- the minE gene encoding cell division topological specificity factor MinE, producing the protein MSWLDRLLGKNETSGQKAKQRLQMVLIHDRADLPPGLLEIIKDDIIEVIARHTAIDRDKVVVHLDSTTQENRLVAEIPLATARVRAKVAGRG; encoded by the coding sequence ATGAGTTGGCTCGATCGATTGCTGGGCAAAAACGAAACCAGCGGCCAGAAGGCCAAGCAACGCTTGCAGATGGTGCTCATCCACGATCGCGCCGATCTGCCGCCGGGGCTGCTGGAAATCATCAAGGACGACATCATCGAAGTCATCGCCCGCCACACGGCCATCGACAGGGATAAGGTCGTCGTCCATCTGGACAGCACCACGCAGGAGAACCGGCTGGTGGCGGAGATACCTTTGGCGACCGCGCGGGTGAGGGCGAAGGTGGCGGGTCGCGGGTAG
- a CDS encoding four helix bundle protein: MFKNFEEWVLQVPLSIRSDSLWEFVTYRYALFLSDLAWFDAEKIIKDSRGRGIAWQLVDSAGSIAANIEEGYGRGFGKDYSRFLRISLGSARETKGWYYRSRHVLEEQVVHHRMALIDEIIASLVIVAKQQRDK, encoded by the coding sequence GTGTTCAAGAATTTTGAGGAATGGGTTTTGCAGGTTCCGCTGAGTATTAGAAGCGACTCATTATGGGAGTTTGTCACCTACCGTTACGCCCTTTTTCTGTCCGATCTGGCTTGGTTCGACGCGGAAAAAATCATCAAAGACTCGCGTGGCCGAGGTATCGCCTGGCAGCTTGTCGATAGTGCCGGTTCGATTGCCGCTAATATTGAAGAAGGGTATGGCCGTGGATTCGGTAAGGATTATTCCCGCTTCTTGCGAATCTCTTTAGGCTCAGCCAGAGAGACCAAAGGGTGGTACTATCGCAGTCGCCACGTCCTTGAGGAACAGGTAGTCCATCACCGCATGGCCCTCATCGACGAGATAATCGCCAGCCTCGTGATCGTAGCCAAACAGCAACGCGACAAATAA
- a CDS encoding FtsW/RodA/SpoVE family cell cycle protein: MLSRTSVWRYFDVWLLAAVVLLTGYGILMIRSAITGAPAFETYPQQQLIWAGLGLVILLVTAAIDYRILTSSHWWIYAGLVGLLVLVVVTGQVNNDARRWIQITPSFQIQPSEFGRIFIAITFAQFLANRRHLMNRFGNTLLTLAYFAVPVGLIFIQPNLGMTILFMFIWFVVIWVAGLPLRHFAMLGAMGLVVGLAVFPLLADYQRERITTFLNPEEASSDDVFNIDQAEISIATGSWTGKGYLQGTQSQLGFLRAQHTDFIFSVITEEMGLMFGTVVVLGLMGFILLRILRAAQLSPDPAGKLICAGIAAILFFQTAVNVGMNVRVLPVTGLTLPFVSYGGSSLITLFLAIGVVESVLMRQRKQEFG; this comes from the coding sequence ATGCTATCGAGGACGTCGGTTTGGCGCTATTTTGACGTGTGGCTGTTGGCGGCGGTGGTGCTGCTGACCGGCTACGGCATCCTCATGATCCGCAGCGCCATCACCGGCGCGCCGGCCTTCGAGACCTACCCGCAGCAACAACTCATCTGGGCCGGGCTGGGGTTGGTGATCCTGCTGGTCACGGCGGCCATCGACTACCGCATCCTGACCTCGTCCCACTGGTGGATTTATGCCGGGCTGGTGGGGCTATTGGTGCTGGTCGTCGTCACCGGCCAGGTGAACAATGACGCCCGGCGCTGGATTCAGATCACCCCCTCGTTCCAGATTCAGCCGTCGGAATTCGGCCGCATCTTCATCGCCATCACCTTCGCCCAATTTCTGGCCAATCGCCGCCACCTGATGAACCGCTTCGGCAACACGCTGCTGACGCTGGCCTATTTCGCCGTGCCGGTGGGCCTCATCTTCATCCAACCCAACCTGGGCATGACCATCCTGTTCATGTTCATCTGGTTTGTCGTCATCTGGGTGGCCGGGCTACCGCTGCGCCACTTCGCCATGTTGGGAGCGATGGGCCTCGTTGTGGGGCTGGCCGTCTTCCCGCTGCTGGCCGATTACCAGCGCGAACGCATCACCACCTTCCTGAACCCCGAAGAGGCCAGTTCCGACGACGTGTTCAATATCGATCAGGCCGAGATCAGTATCGCCACCGGCAGTTGGACGGGCAAGGGGTATTTGCAGGGCACACAGAGCCAGCTCGGCTTCCTGCGCGCCCAGCACACCGACTTCATCTTCTCAGTCATCACCGAAGAGATGGGGCTGATGTTCGGCACGGTGGTGGTGCTGGGGCTGATGGGCTTTATTTTGCTGCGCATCCTGCGCGCGGCCCAGCTTAGCCCCGACCCGGCCGGCAAGCTGATCTGCGCCGGCATTGCCGCCATCCTCTTCTTCCAGACGGCCGTCAACGTGGGCATGAACGTGCGCGTGCTGCCCGTCACCGGCCTCACGCTGCCGTTCGTCAGCTACGGCGGCAGCTCGCTCATCACCCTGTTCCTGGCCATCGGCGTCGTCGAATCGGTGCTGATGCGGCAGCGGAAGCAGGAGTTTGGATAG